The following proteins are encoded in a genomic region of Candidatus Leptovillus gracilis:
- a CDS encoding Hsp70 family protein — MIVGMDFGTTNSGMAVYDGRTVRVLPLDPSNTNPRVLPTAVYITNEQAVTIGRAAIDLYYQHNIGRAVKLRKVWIGELEVFGGDMYYVTDSYAFVDVLSPGRLFLSVKTSLRDESYAGTVVGQFYYSLEELIALYLTAVKVRAGQQLGQELRQIVLGRPVHFAQDPEHDRLAQARLLQAAFRAGYEKVYFQYEPIAAAYSYETTITQPQNVLIFDFGGGTLDITVMRLGDPANRRVLATGGIPVAGDVFDQKLVRAKLPRHFGEGSLYGDRHKSLTTPKWIYDSFSDWQKLLELQTAENRHTLEDIARTARRRYQIDMLLSMVSSNYGLKLFDIVEEAKKQLSQRRGAEILLDGPGFHVRDFVTRGEFEGIIRAEIRAIEEHLQEIVAASGLQPGQIDAVIRTGGSSEIPAFHEMLGRLFGPEKVQAIDTFSSVTAGLGVIAYGIERGEIEAHGYTPGESPSPTAAHQPHVSPINLELVQRRIVMAEGAVEDGGETAVVPDAGPQLVLLGRDGVVLTQRRIDAEGRGPFEWGVDGPVAQAMVADVDEPLLLITTHYRFLLLTPRQLADAQRLGLKLGDLHKLERGEQVCALASWATISQLPKLLLVTSSGLARPYPINVLQGNIQAPVPFKFDHALDGVVVAALGASGKETLVVATRDGRAVRWPVADLRGSGTQAINLDSDDRVTSAVLAQPADELVVVLADGYGRRLRAEWLFAPERPNQKGKSLVSRRSAVVGTAVWSSERRLQAITAARFLPLATDKLPLEDSTKAQPVVKLAKDERIAGLLVE, encoded by the coding sequence ATGATTGTGGGAATGGACTTCGGCACGACCAATTCGGGCATGGCGGTCTACGACGGCCGTACCGTGCGTGTGCTGCCCCTGGACCCATCCAATACCAATCCGCGCGTGCTGCCAACGGCCGTCTACATCACCAACGAGCAGGCCGTTACCATTGGCCGGGCGGCGATAGATTTGTATTACCAGCACAACATCGGCCGGGCGGTAAAGCTGCGTAAAGTGTGGATCGGCGAACTGGAAGTGTTTGGCGGCGACATGTACTACGTCACCGATTCATATGCCTTTGTGGATGTGCTGTCGCCGGGCCGCCTGTTTCTCTCCGTTAAGACCAGCCTGCGCGACGAAAGCTATGCGGGCACGGTTGTCGGCCAGTTTTACTACTCGTTGGAAGAGTTGATCGCGTTGTATTTAACGGCCGTCAAAGTCCGCGCCGGGCAGCAGTTGGGGCAAGAACTACGCCAGATTGTGCTGGGGCGGCCAGTGCATTTCGCCCAAGACCCCGAACATGACCGTCTGGCGCAGGCCCGTCTGCTGCAAGCCGCCTTTCGCGCCGGCTACGAAAAAGTATACTTCCAGTACGAACCCATCGCCGCCGCCTACAGCTATGAAACCACCATCACCCAGCCGCAAAATGTGTTGATTTTCGACTTTGGCGGCGGCACGCTGGACATCACCGTCATGCGGCTGGGCGACCCGGCCAATCGCCGGGTGCTGGCGACCGGGGGCATCCCCGTGGCCGGTGACGTGTTCGACCAGAAGTTGGTACGCGCCAAGCTGCCGCGCCATTTTGGCGAAGGCAGCCTCTACGGCGACCGCCACAAATCCCTCACCACACCCAAATGGATTTATGATTCCTTCTCCGACTGGCAAAAGCTGTTGGAGCTGCAAACGGCCGAAAACCGCCATACGCTGGAAGACATCGCCCGCACGGCCCGCCGCCGCTACCAGATTGACATGCTCCTGAGCATGGTTTCCAGCAATTACGGCCTCAAGTTGTTCGACATTGTTGAGGAAGCCAAAAAGCAGCTTTCCCAACGGCGGGGCGCGGAGATTTTGCTGGACGGGCCAGGCTTCCACGTGCGCGATTTTGTTACCCGCGGCGAGTTTGAGGGCATCATCCGCGCCGAAATTCGGGCCATTGAGGAACATTTACAGGAGATAGTGGCCGCGTCTGGTTTGCAGCCCGGCCAGATAGATGCCGTCATTCGCACCGGCGGCTCGTCGGAAATCCCTGCCTTTCATGAGATGTTGGGGCGCCTGTTTGGCCCGGAAAAGGTGCAGGCGATAGATACCTTCAGCAGCGTCACCGCCGGCCTGGGGGTTATCGCCTACGGCATAGAGCGGGGCGAGATAGAGGCGCATGGCTATACGCCGGGCGAGTCGCCATCACCCACCGCCGCCCATCAGCCGCACGTCAGCCCCATCAACCTGGAATTGGTGCAGCGGCGCATTGTGATGGCCGAAGGAGCGGTGGAAGACGGGGGGGAAACGGCCGTTGTCCCCGATGCCGGGCCGCAGTTGGTGTTGTTGGGGCGGGATGGGGTGGTTTTAACGCAGCGGCGCATTGACGCAGAGGGGAGGGGGCCATTTGAATGGGGTGTAGACGGCCCGGTGGCGCAGGCGATGGTGGCCGACGTGGACGAGCCGCTGCTGCTCATCACCACCCATTACCGCTTTTTGCTGCTGACGCCGCGCCAATTGGCCGATGCGCAGCGCCTGGGCTTGAAGTTGGGCGACTTGCACAAGCTGGAGCGCGGTGAGCAGGTGTGCGCCCTGGCTTCTTGGGCGACCATTAGCCAACTGCCCAAGCTGCTGCTGGTGACGAGTTCGGGACTGGCACGGCCGTATCCCATCAACGTGCTGCAAGGCAACATTCAGGCCCCGGTCCCCTTTAAATTTGACCATGCGTTGGACGGGGTGGTGGTGGCCGCCTTGGGCGCGAGCGGTAAAGAAACGCTGGTGGTGGCTACCCGCGACGGCCGTGCCGTGCGCTGGCCGGTGGCCGATTTGCGCGGTTCTGGCACACAGGCCATCAACCTGGACAGCGACGACCGGGTGACGAGCGCTGTTTTGGCCCAGCCTGCTGATGAGCTGGTGGTGGTGCTGGCCGATGGTTACGGCCGTCGTTTGCGCGCCGAATGGCTGTTTGCACCGGAGCGGCCCAATCAGAAAGGGAAATCGCTGGTCTCCCGGCGGAGCGCGGTGGTGGGAACGGCCGTGTGGTCTTCGGAGCGCCGCTTGCAGGCCATCACCGCGGCGCGCTTCCTGCCGCTAGCCACGGACAAACTTCCCCTGGAAGATTCCACTAAGGCCCAACCCGTCGTCAAGTTGGCTAAAGATGAGCGGATTGCCGGTTTACTGGTGGAGTAG
- a CDS encoding AbrB/MazE/SpoVT family DNA-binding domain-containing protein — MTETVSVSPKFQVVIPKAIREALDIQPGQKIQVIPYQNRIELIPVWPLKKARGFLKGIDTTIDREEDRL; from the coding sequence ATGACCGAAACAGTTTCAGTTTCCCCTAAATTCCAGGTTGTCATTCCCAAAGCCATTCGAGAAGCGCTGGATATTCAACCGGGTCAAAAGATTCAGGTCATTCCTTACCAAAACCGGATCGAACTTATTCCTGTCTGGCCTCTTAAAAAGGCACGCGGGTTCCTAAAAGGCATTGATACCACTATCGATCGGGAAGAGGATCGTCTGTGA
- a CDS encoding YtxH domain-containing protein, producing the protein MNKVFSFAAGAICGALVGGVLVLLFTPASGEDLLQAANDRWQSALNEGRQAMEERRQELEGQFKNMTAVQ; encoded by the coding sequence ATGAATAAAGTGTTTAGTTTTGCGGCTGGCGCCATTTGTGGCGCATTGGTGGGTGGGGTGTTGGTTCTATTGTTTACGCCAGCTTCCGGCGAAGATTTGCTGCAAGCAGCCAATGATCGCTGGCAGTCGGCTTTGAATGAAGGGCGGCAGGCCATGGAAGAGCGCCGCCAGGAGTTGGAAGGCCAGTTTAAGAATATGACGGCCGTTCAGTAA
- a CDS encoding tRNA methyltransferase, which yields MKPLIGTDLKRFLRDYKRAHPLTHDLAVLLQSIEYPANVGSIFRAADGAGVSQLVLAGITPTPPNPTIEKVGRYKSLSMPWRYEKDTLKAIADLKAEGYHMVAVELSDTAVPYYDFAYPQKTCLVVGHEDHGITKATLAACDTAVFLPMYGKGQSLNVHVALSVVLYHIRHGSIQ from the coding sequence ATGAAACCACTTATCGGCACTGACCTCAAACGCTTCTTGCGCGATTACAAACGCGCCCATCCCCTGACCCATGATCTGGCCGTTTTGCTGCAAAGCATCGAATATCCGGCCAATGTCGGTTCCATCTTTCGCGCCGCCGACGGCGCCGGCGTTTCCCAGCTTGTGCTGGCGGGCATTACGCCCACGCCGCCCAACCCCACCATCGAAAAAGTAGGCCGCTACAAAAGCCTGAGTATGCCCTGGCGCTACGAGAAAGACACGCTGAAAGCCATCGCCGATTTGAAAGCCGAAGGCTACCACATGGTGGCGGTGGAGTTGTCGGATACGGCCGTTCCCTATTACGACTTTGCCTACCCACAAAAGACCTGCCTGGTCGTCGGCCACGAAGACCACGGCATTACCAAAGCGACATTGGCGGCTTGCGATACGGCCGTTTTCCTGCCCATGTATGGCAAAGGCCAATCCCTCAACGTCCACGTCGCCCTGAGCGTTGTGCTGTACCATATTCGGCACGGAAGTATCCAGTAG
- a CDS encoding ATP-binding protein: MPRRAVFPFTAIVGQERMKRALILNAVSPQIGGVLIRGERGTAKSTAARALAYLLPDITAVADCRFGCNPERPNEWCDDCRVRHADGQLETITRRTPFVDLPVSATEDRVVGTLDIEKAIQKGEKHFEPGVLASANRGLLYVDEVNLLDDHVVDLLLDSAAMGVNVVEREGISFTHPAKFILVGTMNPEEGDLRPQLLDRFAFSVHMSGLNDPEQRVAIMERRIAFEVDPDGFYDKWMEKERQLSEKIARAKKQVNKVLYTRRDMLSIAGLTSSLKVDGHRADLVILRGAQAHAALQGRTQISDEDIVLAAELALPHRIKGRPFQETAMSAAELEQRLEDVQTDLGMAEEGEPSEEQNETAVEKKKP; encoded by the coding sequence ATGCCTCGCCGAGCAGTTTTTCCTTTTACCGCCATCGTTGGGCAAGAACGCATGAAACGCGCCCTGATTTTGAATGCCGTCAGCCCGCAGATTGGCGGTGTATTGATTCGCGGCGAACGCGGCACGGCCAAATCCACCGCCGCCCGCGCCCTGGCCTATCTGCTGCCGGACATTACGGCCGTAGCCGACTGCCGCTTTGGCTGCAACCCCGAACGGCCCAACGAATGGTGCGACGACTGCCGCGTGCGCCACGCCGACGGCCAGCTAGAAACCATCACCCGCCGCACTCCTTTTGTGGATTTGCCTGTCAGCGCCACCGAAGACCGCGTCGTGGGCACGCTGGATATTGAGAAAGCGATCCAAAAAGGGGAAAAACATTTCGAGCCGGGCGTTCTCGCTTCGGCCAATCGCGGGCTGTTATACGTGGATGAGGTGAATTTGCTGGATGATCATGTCGTGGATTTGCTGCTGGACTCGGCGGCGATGGGCGTGAACGTGGTGGAGCGCGAAGGCATCAGCTTTACCCATCCGGCTAAGTTTATCCTGGTGGGCACGATGAACCCGGAAGAAGGGGATTTACGGCCGCAGCTGCTGGACCGGTTTGCCTTTTCCGTGCATATGTCCGGCCTGAACGACCCGGAACAGCGGGTGGCGATTATGGAACGGCGCATCGCTTTTGAAGTGGATCCCGATGGCTTTTACGACAAGTGGATGGAAAAAGAGCGGCAGTTGTCGGAGAAAATTGCGCGGGCCAAGAAACAGGTGAACAAGGTCTTGTACACCCGCCGCGACATGCTGTCTATCGCCGGGCTGACTTCTTCGCTGAAGGTGGACGGTCATCGCGCCGACCTGGTGATTTTGCGTGGGGCGCAGGCCCATGCAGCTCTTCAGGGGCGCACGCAAATTAGTGACGAAGATATTGTGCTGGCGGCTGAATTGGCGCTGCCGCATCGCATTAAGGGACGGCCGTTCCAGGAAACTGCCATGAGCGCCGCCGAACTTGAACAACGTCTGGAAGACGTGCAGACCGACCTGGGCATGGCCGAAGAGGGGGAACCCAGCGAAGAACAAAACGAAACGGCCGTCGAAAAAAAAAAGCCTTAG
- the dnaN gene encoding DNA polymerase III subunit beta has translation MKISCLQENLAKGFSIVGRAVSTRSTLPVLANVLLSTDNGRLKLSATNLEIVITCWIGAKVEDEGAITVPARTLNDLVSALPQEQVHLALNEKTQTLHISCARTEANIKGIDAQEFPLVPEPDRDHRIRVEADVFKQMIGQVAFAAAVDDTRPTLTGVSTKFNESQVTMAATDGFRLSVRSAHIPGHVERPTSIIIPSRALNEVARVTSDDTEAIYISLPEGRNQVIFDLDSIVIVSQLIDGNFPDYTPIIPKRHATRTVMGTADFRKACKTAEIFARESSHTARVRVEPGDEITPGHAVIAATSNETGDNVAQIDASVDGDGVEIAFNVKYMADVLNVIDTPQVALETTTPMEPGVLKPVGDNDFVHIIMPMHFGR, from the coding sequence ATGAAAATTTCCTGCTTGCAAGAAAATTTAGCCAAAGGGTTTAGCATTGTCGGGCGGGCGGTGAGCACGCGCTCTACCCTGCCGGTGCTGGCGAATGTGCTGCTGTCTACGGATAACGGCCGTCTCAAACTCTCCGCCACCAACCTGGAAATTGTCATCACCTGCTGGATTGGGGCCAAAGTGGAAGACGAAGGAGCTATCACTGTGCCCGCCCGCACCCTCAACGACCTGGTCAGCGCCCTGCCCCAGGAACAAGTCCATCTCGCCCTGAACGAAAAGACCCAGACCTTGCACATCTCCTGCGCCCGCACCGAAGCCAATATCAAAGGCATAGATGCCCAGGAATTTCCCCTGGTCCCCGAACCAGACCGCGACCATCGCATCCGCGTTGAAGCCGACGTCTTCAAGCAAATGATCGGCCAGGTAGCCTTTGCCGCCGCTGTGGACGACACGCGCCCCACCCTCACCGGCGTCTCCACCAAATTCAACGAAAGTCAGGTCACGATGGCCGCCACCGACGGCTTCCGCCTCTCCGTGCGCTCGGCCCACATCCCCGGCCATGTCGAACGCCCCACCAGTATCATCATCCCCTCCCGCGCCCTCAACGAAGTCGCCCGCGTCACCAGCGACGACACGGAGGCGATTTACATCTCTCTGCCGGAAGGGCGCAACCAGGTCATTTTCGACCTGGACAGCATCGTCATTGTCTCGCAGTTGATTGACGGCAACTTCCCCGACTACACGCCCATCATCCCCAAACGCCACGCCACCCGCACCGTGATGGGCACGGCCGATTTCCGCAAAGCGTGCAAGACGGCCGAAATCTTCGCCCGTGAATCCAGCCACACCGCCCGCGTGCGGGTGGAGCCGGGCGACGAGATTACCCCTGGACACGCCGTTATTGCCGCCACCAGCAACGAAACCGGCGACAACGTGGCCCAAATAGACGCCAGCGTAGACGGCGACGGGGTAGAAATCGCTTTTAACGTCAAATACATGGCCGACGTATTGAACGTGATTGACACGCCGCAGGTAGCCCTGGAAACAACCACGCCCATGGAACCGGGCGTCCTCAAACCGGTGGGCGATAATGATTTTGTCCACATCATCATGCCCATGCACTTTGGACGCTAA
- a CDS encoding immune inhibitor A, producing the protein MRPSNQPTNNTFWLLLGGCLVLAIMAVCTTGILGAGAIVWLRYDQQVNQEAGTAVALIPPTTTPTSPSPTRPTNQPTNQPTPEPTNQPASEPTSQPSPTPFILPPDAIRQDQIPPRGWLDLQTLLETNYPPHDYFESSQRLSNNKANERTTTAPVYRLGDRQTFFTDNGRIQATLLGITEHTYFWVEDSLRFNQREVQTAADRLETEYYPRLVTLFGQEWQPGIDNDPHFTVLHLAGTNTSSELGYFSSVNQYPRSLYAESNQQEMVYLVMGNLDLGEDLYYGTLVHEIQHLIQWYLDPNEDTWLNEGLSQLAEIYLGFDTATALDYTRRPHTRLNTWDYDADYVDAHYSAAYLYMVYLWEQLGETAVQELSRHPANGLAAVSAILRGHAPDRSLTDFTADWVAANFLDSPAAGPRYNYQNLDLGRPSYQWRIKQLPQETTDELGQFATHYVELNLRGPVTLTFAGDSTADLIDSAPRSGEQMWYAPAQDDSNARLTAVFDLSALSSASLNFATWYDLEEEYDFAYLSISSDRGQSWELLVPNHATSGEYGPAFSGRSADARDQRDGWVKEQISLNRYVGQQVWLRFEVLTDSAVPGRGFALDDISVPELDYLNDAESSSPEWQAEGFLQTGWQLPQQWVVQLIEGGPIPSVTRLPLNELNQGRWELEIGKGGGILAITPLTPFIEQSANYWLKLEP; encoded by the coding sequence ATGCGACCAAGCAACCAACCAACCAATAATACTTTCTGGCTCCTGCTCGGCGGCTGCCTGGTTTTGGCGATCATGGCCGTGTGCACGACGGGCATTTTGGGCGCGGGCGCGATTGTCTGGCTGCGCTATGATCAGCAGGTGAACCAGGAGGCTGGTACGGCCGTTGCCCTTATCCCGCCCACCACCACGCCAACCAGCCCATCCCCCACCCGGCCAACCAACCAACCAACCAACCAACCAACCCCCGAACCAACCAACCAACCGGCCAGCGAACCAACCAGCCAGCCTTCCCCCACGCCGTTCATCTTGCCGCCCGACGCCATTCGTCAGGACCAGATACCACCTCGCGGCTGGCTGGATTTGCAGACGCTGCTGGAGACCAACTACCCACCCCACGACTATTTTGAAAGCAGCCAACGCCTATCCAACAACAAAGCCAACGAACGGACCACAACTGCGCCGGTTTATCGCCTGGGCGACCGGCAAACCTTTTTCACCGACAACGGCCGTATCCAGGCCACTCTGCTTGGCATAACCGAACACACCTATTTCTGGGTAGAAGACAGCCTGAGATTCAATCAAAGAGAGGTTCAGACGGCCGCTGATCGGCTGGAAACAGAATATTATCCACGTCTGGTCACCTTATTCGGCCAGGAATGGCAGCCGGGCATAGATAACGACCCCCATTTCACTGTGCTGCATCTGGCCGGAACCAACACAAGCAGCGAATTGGGCTATTTCAGCAGCGTCAACCAATATCCGCGCAGCCTCTACGCCGAATCCAACCAACAAGAGATGGTTTATCTGGTCATGGGCAACCTGGATTTGGGCGAAGATTTGTATTACGGGACGCTGGTCCATGAGATACAGCACCTCATCCAGTGGTACCTGGACCCCAACGAAGACACCTGGCTCAACGAGGGCCTGTCGCAGCTTGCCGAAATCTATCTGGGCTTCGACACGGCGACCGCGCTGGACTACACGCGCCGCCCACACACACGCCTGAACACCTGGGATTACGACGCCGACTATGTGGACGCCCACTACAGCGCCGCCTATCTCTATATGGTTTATCTATGGGAACAGTTGGGCGAAACGGCCGTGCAAGAATTGTCGCGCCATCCGGCCAACGGCCTGGCGGCCGTGTCGGCCATTTTGCGCGGCCACGCACCCGACCGCAGCCTGACCGATTTTACGGCCGATTGGGTCGCCGCCAATTTTCTGGACAGCCCGGCCGCCGGACCACGTTACAATTACCAGAACCTAGACCTGGGACGGCCGTCTTACCAATGGCGTATCAAACAACTGCCACAAGAAACCACCGATGAGCTAGGCCAGTTTGCCACCCACTACGTCGAATTGAACCTACGCGGCCCCGTCACCCTGACCTTTGCCGGCGACTCTACCGCCGACCTGATAGACAGCGCCCCGCGCAGCGGCGAACAAATGTGGTACGCCCCCGCCCAGGATGATAGCAACGCCCGGCTAACGGCCGTCTTCGACCTCAGCGCCCTTTCCAGCGCCAGCCTTAATTTTGCCACCTGGTACGACCTGGAAGAAGAATACGACTTCGCCTACCTGTCCATTTCCAGCGACAGAGGACAAAGTTGGGAACTGCTCGTGCCCAATCATGCCACGTCCGGCGAATATGGCCCGGCGTTTAGCGGCCGTTCCGCCGACGCCCGCGACCAGCGCGACGGCTGGGTGAAGGAGCAGATTTCTTTAAACCGCTACGTGGGGCAGCAGGTGTGGCTGCGCTTTGAGGTACTCACCGATTCCGCCGTTCCCGGTCGTGGGTTTGCCCTGGATGACATCAGCGTGCCAGAATTGGATTACCTGAACGATGCCGAGAGCAGCAGCCCAGAGTGGCAGGCTGAAGGTTTTCTGCAAACTGGCTGGCAGCTTCCCCAACAGTGGGTCGTGCAGTTGATAGAGGGCGGCCCCATTCCCAGCGTCACCCGACTGCCGTTGAATGAACTCAATCAGGGCCGCTGGGAACTGGAAATTGGCAAAGGGGGCGGGATACTGGCTATCACCCCGCTCACCCCTTTCATCGAACAATCGGCCAACTATTGGCTGAAATTGGAACCGTAA
- a CDS encoding DUF952 domain-containing protein: protein MKLILHITTRMEWETAVSPATYSPPSLSAEGFIHCSTPEQVLGVANNLFHGQSGLVLLCLDEDRLDASVVYEDCYESGTKFPHIYGPINPEALLGVADFPPGADGRFALPPLVALAAAPILEFDPSPQAMIQPERVLNPIDIAEHCVFCFFQDVITALREDGRLRPIHTLYSEIGPNPVYEMEVDGRRLAVMHPGLGSAMAAGFMEEIIALGCRKFIACGGAGVLDGTLALGHVVVPDTAVRDEGTSYHYLPGTAVAVASATAVAAIQNTLTRHHVPFVVGKTWTTDGVYRETKTIVARRHRAGCLTVEMETAAFCAVAQLRGVLFGQILYGGDDLTGDEWDNRGWQSRADIRQNLFQLAAEACLSL from the coding sequence ATGAAACTGATTTTACACATTACCACACGAATGGAATGGGAAACGGCCGTTTCCCCCGCCACCTATTCTCCCCCCAGTCTGTCTGCCGAAGGCTTCATTCACTGCTCCACGCCGGAACAAGTGCTTGGCGTCGCCAATAACCTGTTTCACGGCCAATCCGGCCTGGTTTTGCTCTGCCTGGATGAAGACCGGCTGGACGCCAGCGTGGTCTACGAGGATTGTTACGAAAGCGGAACGAAGTTCCCGCACATTTACGGGCCAATCAACCCGGAAGCGCTGCTCGGCGTGGCCGATTTTCCGCCGGGCGCAGACGGCCGTTTTGCTCTGCCGCCTCTGGTGGCGCTGGCAGCCGCGCCTATCCTGGAATTTGACCCGTCGCCGCAAGCGATGATTCAGCCGGAACGGGTGCTAAACCCAATAGACATTGCCGAACATTGCGTGTTTTGCTTTTTTCAGGACGTGATTACGGCGCTGCGGGAAGACGGCCGTTTGCGCCCCATCCACACGCTCTATTCCGAAATCGGGCCGAACCCGGTGTACGAGATGGAGGTGGACGGCCGTCGCCTGGCGGTGATGCATCCGGGTCTAGGCTCGGCGATGGCGGCCGGTTTTATGGAAGAAATTATCGCCCTGGGCTGCCGCAAGTTTATCGCCTGCGGCGGCGCGGGCGTACTGGACGGCACGCTGGCTTTAGGCCACGTGGTGGTGCCGGATACGGCTGTGCGCGATGAGGGCACATCGTACCACTATTTACCGGGAACGGCCGTGGCGGTGGCTTCGGCAACGGCCGTGGCCGCCATCCAAAACACGCTCACGCGCCACCACGTCCCCTTCGTCGTGGGCAAGACTTGGACCACAGACGGCGTATACCGGGAAACGAAAACCATCGTCGCCCGGCGGCACCGCGCAGGCTGTCTGACTGTAGAAATGGAAACGGCCGCATTCTGCGCCGTCGCCCAACTGCGCGGCGTCCTCTTCGGGCAGATTCTGTACGGCGGCGACGACCTGACCGGCGACGAGTGGGACAATCGCGGCTGGCAGTCCCGCGCCGACATACGCCAGAATCTCTTCCAACTGGCCGCCGAAGCGTGCCTGAGCTTATAA
- a CDS encoding VWA domain-containing protein, with translation MTRSQAGRRSVTKTERKRGRYIQSRLPQKDRVTDLAFDATLRAAAPHQRERERDDVALALEKQDLREKVRVRRSANLILFVVDASWSMAVAERMEATKGAIMSLLTDAYQRRDRVGLIVFNKNEAHLVLPPTNSVQLARQALADIAVGGKTPLSAGLLLAYEVFRKESYTHPDVMPLMILLTDGAGNVSLSDLPPQEEAHRIATLIRDTKIRSMVINMEHAAFDQGLARLLAQKLDGPCHALEDLRADTLYQAVLEGLD, from the coding sequence CTGACGCGCAGCCAGGCCGGCCGCCGCTCTGTCACCAAGACTGAACGTAAACGCGGCCGTTACATTCAATCCCGCCTACCGCAAAAAGACCGCGTGACCGACCTGGCCTTCGACGCCACCCTGCGCGCCGCCGCGCCCCATCAGCGTGAACGCGAGCGCGACGACGTAGCCCTGGCTTTGGAAAAACAAGACCTGCGCGAAAAAGTGCGCGTCCGTCGTTCCGCCAACCTCATCCTCTTCGTCGTGGATGCCAGTTGGAGCATGGCGGTGGCCGAACGCATGGAGGCCACCAAAGGGGCCATCATGTCCTTGCTAACAGACGCCTACCAGCGGCGTGACCGGGTGGGGCTGATCGTCTTCAACAAAAACGAGGCGCATCTGGTGCTGCCGCCAACCAATTCGGTGCAGTTGGCCCGACAGGCATTGGCCGACATCGCCGTCGGCGGCAAAACGCCGCTGTCGGCCGGGCTGCTGCTGGCCTATGAGGTGTTCCGCAAGGAATCTTACACCCACCCGGATGTGATGCCGTTGATGATTCTGCTGACCGATGGCGCGGGCAACGTGAGTCTATCGGACTTGCCGCCGCAGGAGGAAGCGCACCGCATTGCCACGCTGATCCGCGACACCAAGATTCGCTCGATGGTGATAAACATGGAACACGCCGCTTTCGACCAGGGATTGGCGCGGCTGCTGGCGCAGAAGCTAGACGGCCCCTGCCACGCGCTGGAAGATTTGCGCGCCGATACGTTGTATCAGGCAGTGTTAGAGGGGTTGGACTGA